One Oreochromis niloticus isolate F11D_XX linkage group LG16, O_niloticus_UMD_NMBU, whole genome shotgun sequence genomic window carries:
- the LOC100699160 gene encoding beta-crystallin S-1-like: MEKIVFFEDQDFKGKSYDCKGDSADLHGYIRRCNSVKVEGGWWVLYERNNFTGYQYVIGPGEYNNYGSWMGFNDCVRSCRIIRNPKGPYKLMLYERLNFVGQSLELTESIKSVQDKWLRQEVQSCKVLEGTWVFFEHPNFSGRQYLLEKGEYHHCSEWGALKAVVGSIRRIIQA, translated from the exons ATGGAGAAG ATTGTGTTTTTTGAAGATCAGGACTTCAAAGGAAAGTCCTATGACTGCAAAGGGGACTCAGCAGACCTGCATGGTTACATCCGCCGATGCAATTCAGTGAAAGTAGAAGGTGGCTGGTGGGTTCTGTACGAGCGCAACAACTTCACCGGCTACCAATATGTCATTGGTCCAGGGGAGTACAATAATTACGGCTCCTGGATGGGATTCAATGACTGTGTAAGATCCTGCAGGATCATCAGAAAT CCCAAAGGGCCCTACAAGCTGATGCTGTATGAACGACTTAACTTTGTTGGCCAATCTCTGGAGCTGACAGAAAGCATAAAGTCAGTCCAGGACAAATGGCTCCGGCAAGAAGTCCAGTCCTGCAAGGTTCTAGAGGGGACCTGGGTGTTCTTTGAACACCCTAACTTCAGCGGGCGTCAGTACCTGCTGGAGAAAGGGGAGTACCATCACTGCTCAGAGTGGGGAGCTCTGAAAGCAGTTGTAGGCTCCATCAGAAGAATCATACAGGCTTAA
- the LOC100694186 gene encoding gamma-crystallin M3-like gives MGKIIFYEDRNFQGRSYECMSDCSDMSSYLSRCNSCRVESGCFMVYDRPNYMGNQYFLRRGEYSDYMSFGMSDSIRSCRLIPQHRGSYRMRIYERENFQGPNHELMDDCDNIMDRYSLSDCQSCNVIDGHWLMYEQPHYRGRMVYLRPGEYRNMRDIGYSGMRLSSARRIMDSC, from the exons ATGGGCAAG ATCATCTTCTACGAGGACAGGAACTTCCAGGGTCGCTCCTATGAGTGCATGAGCGACTGCTCTGACATGTCCTCCTACCTGAGCCGCTGCAACTCCTGCAGGGTGGAGAGCGGCTGCTTCATGGTCTACGATCGCCCCAACTACATGGGGAACCAATATTTTCTGAGGAGGGGCGAGTACTCGGATTACATGTCTTTTGGCATGAGTGATTCTATCCGATCCTGCCGATTAATTCCTCAG CACCGAGGCTCTTACAGGATGAGGATCTATGAGAGGGAGAACTTCCAGGGCCCGAATCACGAGCTGATGGACGACTGTGACAACATCATGGACCGCTACAGCCTGTCTGACTGCCAGTCCTGCAATGTGATAGATGGCCACTGGCTGATGTACGAGCAGCCCCACTACAGAGGCAGGATGGTCTACCTGAGACCTGGAGAGTACAGGAACATGAGAGATATCGGATATAGTGGCATGAGGCTCAGCTCTGCTAGACGTATAATGGATTCCTGTTGA
- the LOC100699427 gene encoding gamma-crystallin M2-like: MVKIAFFEDKNFQGCSHECSTDSPDLSSYFSRCNSIKVDSGCWVLYEHPNYTGSQYILSPGEYPDHQHWMGFNDSIKSCRSIKNVYGKSWKIRFYDKQDFGGQAAECVEDCPSVYETFKFRELRSCVVMDGAWVLYEQPDYHGHQYFLERGEYPNYTDWGANSPAAGSFRMITEL, encoded by the exons ATGGTGAAG ATTGCGTTCTTTGAAGACAAGAACTTCCAAGGCTGTAGTCATGAGTGCAGTACTGACAGTCCTGACCTGAGCTCATATTTTAGTCGCTGCAATTCCATTAAGGTGGATAGCGGATGCTGGGTGCTGTATGAGCATCCCAACTACACAGGCTCCCAGTACATCCTGAGCCCGGGTGAATACCCCGATCACCAGCATTGGATGGGATTCAACGATAGCATCAAGTCATGTCGTTCAATTAAAAAC GTCTATGGAAAATCCTGGAAGATCAGATTCTACGACAAGCAGGATTTTGGAGGCCAGGCAGCTGAGTGTGTCGAAGACTGCCCATCAGTTTATGAGACCTTCAAGTTTCGGGAATTGCGGTCCTGCGTAGTGATGGATGGTGCATGGGTCCTGTATGAGCAACCAGACTACCATGGACACCAGTATTTCCTGGAACGTGGAGAGTACCCCAACTATACAGACTGGGGCGCCAACTCCCCTGCTGCAGGATCCTTCCGAATGATCACAGAACTCTAG
- the LOC100693911 gene encoding gamma-crystallin M3-like gives MGKIIFYEDRNFQGRSYETSSDCAELTSYLSRCNSCRVESGCFMVYERSNYMGHQMLVRRGEYPDNQRLMGMSMSDCIRSCRMIPMHRGPFRMKIYERDNFGGQMYELMDDCDNIMDRYRMSDCQSANVMDGHWLMYEQPHYRGRMMYLRPGEYRSFREMGMGPTDMRIGSIRRIMESC, from the exons ATGGGCAAA atCATCTTCTATGAGGACAGGAATTTTCAGGGTCGCTCCTATGAGACCAGCAGTGACTGTGCTGAGCTCACCTCCTACCTGAGCCGCTGCAACTCCTGTAGGGTGGAGAGCGGCTGCTTCATGGTGTACGAACGTTCCAACTACATGGGCCACCAGATGCTGGTGAGAAGGGGAGAGTACCCTGACAATCAGCGGCTGATGGGAATGAGCATGAGCGATTGCATCCGTTCCTGCCGCATGATTCCCATG CACAGAGGGCCTTTCAGGATGAAGATCTATGAGAGGGATAACTTTGGTGGGCAGATGTACGAGCTGATGGACGACTGCGACAACATCATGGACCGCTACCGCATGTCCGACTGCCAGTCTGCCAACGTGATGGATGGCCACTGGCTGATGTATGAGCAGCCTCATTATAGAGGCAGGATGATGTACCTGAGACCTGGAGAGTACAGGAGCTTCAGGGAGATGGGAATGGGTCCCACGGACATGAGGATTGGATCCATCAGACGTATCATGGAGTCCTGTTAG